DNA sequence from the Canis aureus isolate CA01 chromosome 12, VMU_Caureus_v.1.0, whole genome shotgun sequence genome:
tgcctatgtctctgcctctttctgtgtgtctctcatgaataaataaaaatttaaaaatcttaaaaactaacAAACAGGGGgaatccctgcgtggctcagaggtttagcgcctgtcttcaccccagggcgtgatcctggagtcccagggttgagtTGCGcgcccctgttgggctccctgcttctccctctgccatgtctctgcctctctctctctctctctgtgtgtctctcgtgaataaagaaataaaatcttaaaaaaaaaaaaaagagcagtttgctttgattttaaagtgaaaaaaagagttaacatatgtaaaacacttagtatagtgtctggcacatagtaaatactcagCAAATACTAACATTAGTAAGATAATTGGAGGCTAGAAACCTCttttaatatgagaaaaatgaggcccagaaagtttgtaacatatataaaataatatgattattTAGTAATAAAGATGGGAACATATGTTGCCTTACTTCTGAACTCAATACTTTTTCCAGTTCACCATATTCATGTTGGAATATGGCTGTAACCACAGATTGAGACAGTGATTATGGACTGTGGGGAATCATACTCCATACCAATGAGGTGAAAATTGCTGGGAccagttttccaaagaaagaacAGTCACAAAGGTGCCCATACCCAATACGATCTCAAAATTATATActaattggggtgcctggctggctcagtcatgtGACCCTGTGAGTCTTGAtcatcagggtcatgagttaaagccccatgttgggcatggcgcctagttaaaatttaaaaataaaatttaaaaattacatactaATTATAAATGTTGTATTTGAATTAGTGAAAAGTTAAAGgatatttttgaataattaaattttatatattctaaagtttgtgtgtgtgtgcagggggcagTATATAGGATATAAAAGTGTTTAATTCAGGAAACAACCTAGGGCAGCtcggggctcagcagtttaacgccgccttcggctcagggtgtgaacctggggtcccaggatcaagtcccacatcaggctccctgcatggagcctgctactccctctgcctgtgtctctgcctctttctctatgtgtctctcatgaataaatacataaaatcttaaaaaaaaaaaaaaaaaagaaggaaacaacctATTGCTAAATTGACCCTCAAATATTTAGTGTATATAATTGCCGATTTAACCGCACTCCTGACAAAAATAgcatgttgttttaatttgcatttttagtaAGGACAGACAATTTTTTCGTTGGGGAGccttttttcttgtctgtttctgtggggttttttttcctactttttactgggtgaagtctttttttttttttttttttttaagtaagctgtatgcccaaagtggggcttgaagtcaagatcctgagatcaagagtcagaggttctactgactgagctagctagGCACCCTATCAGACTTGGTTCTTAACTAGAGATTCCATAGTCTTGGATTTGGGGAACTAGGTAGATCTGAAAAATACTGGAGGATGGAGGGTACAAACTTTTTCTATCAAGAAAACATGAAGAGGAGTGCCTAGTTGGCTCGGTCAGAGAAGAAtgctgacttttgatctcagggtggtgggtttgagttccacattgggtgtagagattattaaaaccaaacaaacttaaaagaaaacatgagatttaaaaaaattactgttagCATCCTTTCATTAAAAGGGGCagcactatatgttggcaaattgaatttaaatttaaaaacagaaccacctagggatccctgggtggcgcagcagtttagcgcctgcctttggcccagggcgcgatcctggagacccgggatcgaatcccatgtccggctcccggtgcatggagcctgcttctccctctgcctgtgtctctgcctctctctctctctgtgtgactatcataaaaaaattaaaaaaataaataaaaataaaaacagaaccacctaaaaaagagggggggggggcagaggaacattaaaaaaataagataaaaaaaagataaatgaataaataaataaatacgacaTATTCACAGAATAAAAGATGGTTCTTCCCAAGAAAGAGTGGTTGGAATAGTAACTATTTTTATGgaattggagtttttttttttcaaggttttatttatttattcataagaaacacacacagagagacagagacataggcagagggagaagcaggctccacgcagggagcctgatgtgtgactcaatcccggcactcaaccactgagccaccccagcatccctggAATTGGAGATGTTTTTATCAAAGTTCTGACAGTCTTCATAGCAAGATTTGGGTACCACTGCACTCACCATGTTACAATTCTAGGTCTTagtctcatttgaaaaatgaggtgGTTAGACTAATGATTTAATAAAATTCCTTGTTTCCCTATGTGTTTCAAACCATTTCTTTCTTATGAAGTCTAAACTTATCTATTTGAGTCACAGTATATGTATCCATTTATCATTGGCTTGGGAATAggttttctatttgctttttaaagaaaggtaCTCTTgtgatgcctgagtggctcagtggctgagcatctgcctttggcgcagggcatgatcctggagttccaggaatgaatcccatatcaggctccctgcagggagtctgcttctccctctgcctatgtctctgtattctttctgtgtctctcatgaataaataaataaaatattttattttattttttaagattttatttatttattcatgagagacacagagagagagaaagagagagagaggcagacacacaggcagaaggagaagcaggctctatgcagggagcctgatgtgggactcgatcccaggtctccaggattactccctgagctgaaggcagtgctaaacctctgagccacctgggctgcccaaaataaaatctttttttttttttttttaggaaaaaaggtATGCTTAATCTTATTGAAATTAGTTTCAAAGGggcatctgcgtggctcagttggttgggagtCTCATggagtttcagctcaggtcatgatctcagggtcatgagatggagccccaagttggctccaagctgggcctggagcctgcttaagattctctctccctctctttctgcactccctctcaaaaaaaagaaattagcttCAAAGACTTAACTTTGTAATAAAAAGCAACAATTTCCCCATTGCTCATGAACATACATccattcccctccccaccccaattcCATAGGCAAATGCCTTTGCATAAACCCTTTAAGCAAGTTTCAGCATTTGATTTCAGGATTCTTGCAGATCCACTTTTCatgaagaaaatttctttttctgacttgttggtttttttaagtgtcagattgtttttgtctctgtggatagggtcaaagaagaaaagtaacaatTTCACTTAGAAGCAAATGAGTGAAGAGACAAAGACATCTTAGGAGTGGGCATAAGCTGGTCACCGTGTTTCAGGGTCTTGTCCCTGGCTTTCCAGAAACAAAACTTCATTTCTGTCAGTGTACCCAGGTCATATCAAATTTTTAGCAGCTGACAAAGGTTAGTCAAACCACTACTACTGCCTCTCTTCTTCATCCTcctaacagctaacatttattgagtactcagTATGTGCTAGACACTGGGCAATGTCATTTGCTTGATTTACCTCATGTAATCCTAACAACTACTCTCTGAGATGAGTACTACTCTCaaaccccattttgcagatgaggaatctgaagtACCAGGAGATTAACAACTTGATCAAGGGTAGGCAGCTATTAATTAAATGGTGGAGCCACGCTTCAAACCCAACGGTCACACTCCATGAGTTTATATGCTCTTAATCATTATACTATACCTACCACCTATCCTAAGGAAAGAATTCATGAAgaacaataatttttattgatttatggtAGAGGATATTCATTTCTGGGAATTGAAAAATCGGTATCAAAACATCAATGAGGGAAGTCAACAGTCTTGAGCAGTAATCTTTAAGTACAGCTGAGAGCAGGCTAATAACATAGGTTCTCTCTAAGATAGTGACAGTTTAGAACTGCTAAACTCTGTCCAAGCTAGTCTAGCTTTCTAGTTAAGACAACAAGGTGACCAagtccctttcattttttttaaattttttatttatttatgatagtcacagagagagagagagaggcagagacataggcagagggagaagcaggctccaggcaccaggagcccgacgtgggattcgatcccgggtctccaggatcgcgccctgggccaaaggcaggcgccaaactgctgcgccacccagggatccccctttcatttttttttaagattttatttatttattcatgagagacagaaagagagggacagagacacaggcagagggagaagcaggcactctgtgaggagccagatgtgggactcgattccaggaccccaggatcatgacccgagcccgaggcagacactcaatctctgtgccacccaggcgcccctaagtccctttcattaatattctttctttagatAAGGAACAACATAATTCAATGGGGTTTGATGGTTTTACAGTTTCACTCTTTTTAATACAATCAGGCATTCCTCAGAAAGCCTCATCCTTACTAGATTGCTTTATATTCTTAAACCAGCCATTTAGTAGTATTTGTATCAGTGCAGCACTCTTGCATCACATTTTCATTCTTCCTAGTTTCACCCTTTCAAGTTGGTTAAGGCACTGGCATTTTTTACCTGTTGCTCCCCCAGCCCCATCTCCATACTTCAGTTCTGATTATAATCCAGGGCTTGGCTAACGAAAAGTTAATTTCTTGatacaaaatgaaagaattagggatgcctggggggctcagtggttgagcatctgcctttggctcaggatgtgatcctgtggtcccaggattgagtcctacctcgggctccctgcatggaggctgcttctccctctgcctctgtctctgcctctcctggtgtgtctctcacgaataaataaataaaatattttaaaaatgaaagaatcataAACATAATTCTGACGATTTTTCCTTCCTAGAAGTTTGTAAGAACATTCTAGAGGGAATAGAAGATtatgaaatgttgaaaaaaagaaaagcaagttgtagttgaatacagctatttggACTGGCCCAcagtacacatatatatatagcacacacataaatacatattaaaacacTAGTGTTTATAAGTACAgactattttttacattaaaaatagatacatgtgcggggatccctgagtggcccagtggtttggcttctgctttggcccagggcatgatcctggagacccgggattgagtcccacatcgggctccctgcatgaagcctgcttctccctctgcctgtgtctctgcctctctctctctctgtctgtcatgagtaaataaataaaatctttaaaaaaataaaaatagatacatattcAAAAGGACTAAACCTGGTTTCGGTTTAAAGTTTTCACATACAAGCTAAAATTGGAACGATTTAAAAGTGaaactaagggatccctgggtggctcagtggtttagtgcctgccttccacacagggcgtgatcctggggtcccagggttgagtcccacattgggctccctgcatggagcctgcttatccctctgcctgtgtctctgcctctctctctctctctctctgtgtgtgtgtgtgtgtgtccctcatgaataaataaataaaatcttaaaaaaaaaaagtgaaactaaaatggaatagaaaataagagaaagagtgAACTTTTCCTTTAATGCCTCTCTGGAAAAACTCAATTTAGGAAATGCAGATAAATTTCGAAAGCTGCTGTAAGAGGATTAAGAATTAACCCACCCTCTCATAAACTAATAATATAATCAGTATTATTTAACAACAGTaatacaggggctcctgggtggctcagttggttaagtgtctgcctttggctcaggtcatgatcctggagtcctgggatcaggcctggcatcaggcttcctgctaggtcaggagtcagcttctccctctccctctacccttccccctgatctctttctctctttctctctctctctcaaatgaataaattctaaaaaaaaaaaaaaaaaaaaaaagtgatataataAGAATCACTTAAAATTTCATATTAGGAAATCTTAGAATATtcgttgaaaaaaaaaaaaagattattcgtTGATTAAAGTACCTTTTATATTCCAATTGAATCTGGGAAAATGATCTTAATTTAACACATAATCCTATAGGCAGAAATTTATGTGGCTGAAACTGATTTCAAAAGAATCAGTGGAAATAAAAGTGTTCTGTACAATACTATCTCCCTGATTTGGATTGACATTTAGTGAAAAGAATTGGTTATGTGTTCTTAGAGTGTTCAGTAGACTAGTGTATGGAAATACCATTCAGAACTATTGTTTTTTCATGGTACCTAGGATAGCAAAGCTCAGCCTAGAATTGGCCCTTTTCTAATACAGATAAATAGCATGTAGTTAGCTTATCAAAGCACCTATTTCCTAGAGAGGAAGGCAAGCCAGGCAGGGTTTATCACTTTTCCTTTAATGTGCTTGAAAGCAGTTGTGTAAGTTGGAAAATtgcttcttttcatattttttatagtaTGACATCCTTCAGAATTCTCCTTAGTACAATAGACTTTGTATTCAGAGACAAAAAAACATGTATTGAGGCCTAATAGTATAATAAGTACTATCTTCCAATAAGTTACCTGTGCTTTGTGCAACAACACttttcataaattcttttttttttttttttttgagtggcagggatggggtggagggagagagtcttaagcaggcttctcacccagcttggagcctgaggtgggggtctatcaagagttggatgcttaacagacagagccacccaggcacccccataattTCTTAATAGAAGAAAGTCAAATTAGTGAGCCTTTACAGAACTGATACCCAGTCTTCGAGGGAGTATATAAAAAGATCTTTATCATTTAATCCTTTGAGAAGAACCCAGTTAAGTAGAAAacacaatcaataaaactaaaggaGAATAAATATAACATTCTATAGAACTTCTATTTTCTTGCTAGAATTTTCTTGCAATGGATGTATTCTTTCTATAATTTGATACATCTGAAAAAAATACGTATATAAATTTGTAGCATTGTCAAGAGAGGATCCATATTTTATTCACCAACTAAATCTCCTGTCTTCCATAGTCCGCATCACACATCCAGATACATCACGTGAAGTTACAGATGAAAAACATAGAGATACAAATAGCTAATGATTACATCTTTTATGTGAAGCAATTCCAACTCAAATATTCcaagtatttattatatatagtgtaatgtcttttttttttttttttttgtagctggTGAAAAAGGAGTTAAATCTGTATTTGTAGACTTGGCATTTGGAAAATACATTGCATAAAATCAAATCTGAAAAGTATAGCAttggaaatatagtcaataataccaTAAAAATGTATGCGTGACAGGTGGTGACTACACTTAGGGCGAACATCCAGTAATGCAAAGAATTGTTAAAACACTATGCTGTACatgtgaaatgaatataacattgtatgtcaactatacctaATAAAAATACAATCAGAACTTATGTTAAGCAATTCTATCTAAAGAAAgggtttacatttattttctatagAGTTTGGCTGAGCAGCAAGGCTGTTACTCGAAGACGACTTAAAGTCCCAGTCCTCAGGATAGGAGTATTAGTGGATGAGATGTGTTACTACAATTCAAAGCAGAAAGCACtagaaagaaagcacaaataaATCTGTGCTTCAAATGCAAATAATTTCATAACTGCCACTAGCTAGAATGCTTTAAGGATTTAGGGGCTTTGCACAATTTCAAAATAACCGTAAAACGAACTACAACTCTATTCCTCTGTGCCCCAGAGTCCAAGAACTCAGACGGTGTGGGTGAAAATTGGTTCTGAAGCGGCCGGAGGGTCGGTGCAGTCCCTGGGCACGGCACTCCTTTTGAGGCCCAGGGCGCAGTGACCACTACTCAGAATGGAGGGGTTTATGCAGCTCTCACCCTGGCCAAACTCCCGATTACCTCTGATGAGCCCCGGAGACGACTGAGCAGCAGTCTAAGCCAGGTCCCCCCGCAGAAAGGCGGCGACAGCTGCAACATCAGCGGTTAAATTTTACAGCCTTTCGTAAGGCCGGTGTAGTGTACCTGCAGTAAGACTACCTGAGCTGAGGGTTCCTAGACTGGGGGGAAAtaaaaggggggagggagaaggaaggaaaagggggaggggaggggagggggcgggacgCGGCGGGGAAGTCCACGGGTTTACCGGCGAGGTCTGGCGTTCCCATGGAAACGTATCCCTCCGCCCGTTCCCAGCGTCTTAGCCCCTTCAGTTCCCTCCGCGCCGCCCCTCCGCTGTTTCCGCCCAGCTCCTTTGTGCCGCGCAGAACGTCGAGATGACGCATGCGCAGAGAGAAGCCGCCGCCGCGTATATAAGCGCGAACCCAGACTCTTCCTCGTAGTGCCGCCGGGACCGTAGGCCACTCACTGGGTTTCGCAGCTTTTGTATTCCTCGCTCCCTGGGCACTGCGAGCGGAAAGCGCCGAGCTCGCGGGCCAGCATCATGTCGCGTTACGGGCGGTACGGAGGAGGTAAGAGGCCAGGGCCCAGTGAGGGGCGTTGCTGCGGATGCAGTGAGTACTGCGAGGCCGTGGGGTTGGCGCGGCGGTTGGGAGACGGTTATTCCGCGTGCGTAATGGCGGCCTCGGCGTACACCATACGAAGCCggaggccgcgggggcggggTATCGGAGGCAGCCGGGGGATGGCGGGCGCAAGTCTGGGTGGGTTCCGTATTCCTTCTCGGGCGTTTTCGTCTCAACCACAGCCCACGGCAGGCCCACGGTCACGGCTTCCCCGTTGCCCTCCTGGaagccgcccgcccgccccccacccccccgctcccGGCTGCCATTTTGCGCACATTGACGACCATGGTGGCGCATTTCCTTGGCGCTTTCCCGCCACTTTAGCAGACAGATCGGGTCGCAGCCTTAAAAGCAAGGATGGATTTGAGACCGGACAGAAGTGGGGCAGCTTCGAGCTGCGCATTCTCGTCAGACAGTCGGTCGAATTGAGTGGGAATGGAGACCTAATCTTTTCGTCTGGCGgctggtttcttttctcttttagctCTTTCGAGCGCGGTTTATGGCTCTGGGGCGGGGAGCTGGAGTCTTGGGCGAGCCTGCGCCTCGGGCGGTTGCCGCGGAGGACGAGAGCCGGCGCAGCCCCGCTCTCCCGGTCCGGCCCCTGCCggggcccgcccgccgccgccgccgacgcTGCCGGCCCGCGCGCTCCCCGCGCGCCCGGGGCTGCCGGgactcgggggcggggccggggcggagccCGCCCCACGCCTCGGAATATCCTACCACGTGTCTGCTTCTGTTTTGGAGGTCGTTTCCCTATTAGAACGTTAAGAACTTTGTCACACGCCTGGCTTTTCAGAAATGTATGGGCTTCGCTGGCTTTAAGACTAAATTAAATCCTTGATAAAGCATTGAACGTGCTTGGCACAATCTTAACGGATGGTCTGTTTGGGGCACAAAATTCACTCAGACGTAGGCAAAATTTTGCATAACATTCATTCTTCTATTTGCGTTTTTAAACAGAAACCAAGGTGTAtgttggtaatctgggaaccggTGCCGGCAAAGGAGAGTTAGAAAGGGCTTTCAGTTATTATGGTCCTTTAAGAACTGTGTGGATTGCGAGAAATCCTCCAGGATTTGCCTTTGTGGAATTTGAAGATCCTAGAGATGCAGAAGATGCAGTGCGAGGCCTGGATGGGAAGTAAGTAAGAGTTGGTTATGAAATTGACGTTTATTAGAACATTCCTGTGGATTGAGTAGTGAGCTAGGTGACAAGCATAGATTCTGTAGTCTAGAGGAGACTTAAGTAGCTAATCATGACTATATACTTAAGATAAAGATATGAAGGAGGCACAAAGGTGGAGTTGGAAAGGTTTATAAAGATAGCTGAAGTTTGTGAGGGAAAAGCATGGTTGGAAAGCTCTAAATctagaattgtttatttttttagcattagaattttgttgcctttttttgtAGGGTGATTTGTGGTTCCCGAGTGAGAGTTGAATTATCAACAGGCATGCCTCGGAGATCTCGTTTTGATAGACCACCTGCCCGACGTCCCTTTGATCCCAATGATAGATGCTATGAATGTGGCGAAAAGGGACATTATGCTTATGATTGTCATCGTTATAGCCGGCGGCGGCGAAGcaggtatttattttaataaaggaatGGTTGGTATACTAGTTAATCGagtaatttttttattagcaAGGCAGAAACTAGTATTTTTCTATAAACTTGAATGTTAATTGTACAGgtgtattttacaatttttgtttaattaaacaaatgttaatatattaataatcaaCCTGGTCAAAACCTTTCAGGTTTCTTCGTTTGAGTCAGTCGCCTTGATTCAGAATGTCACGAGCCTTATGATATCATGCTGAGGCGCCTTGCAAATCCGACAATTAAGATCCTCCTAGACCTTGAGGTGATCAGCATAAGAGGCCAGATCCCCTCGAGTCATCTACACCTAGCTTCACCTTATTCTTTAAAGGGCAGAAAATTTGAGACGGTGATCGCCGTAACAGTAAATTTGGCTTACAATTGGGGCCCCCTCCGGTTTAGAAAGAGGAACATCAGATTGACCACATTCCCAACTAGAAAAATCTTCTTGCGTCAATCAAGCCTCACCTGGCTCATTTGGCTGTCAGTTTGATCGTCGTTAGATTGAAGAAAACATCTAGATGCAGCGATCGGCTATAGATACTTCTAGATCGTCTAGATCTACTAGACCATGGGCCAAAGAGGGTCGACCTGCAAACTTGCaaggtttattttaaatacacattacAGTGTTTTATATTATGTAATTCTAAGATGTAATTCAGCttttaacaaatctttttttaggtagtaaaaaaaaaaaaaaaaaaaaaactaataggcCCAGAGTTTATTTCCAAATGAGACACtaaatttaaatagttttgaGATTTGATTTCAGCAGAGGCACACAAACTCTAAAAACGAGTTACCatctaacattttgtttttctctgacttaaaaaaataggtCACGATCTAGATCACATTCAAGATCCAGAGGTAGGCGATACTCCCGCTCAcgcagcaggagcaggggaaggaggtgagaaatatttaatttaaattttaacaagtGTTAATCTTTAGTTGGACTTGAGACTTAAACTTTGATTTGTTTATCAGGTCAAGATCAGCATCTCCACGACGATCAAGATCTGTGTCTCTTCGTAGATCAAGATCAGCTTCGCTCAGACGATCTAGGTCTGGTTCTATAAAAGGATCGAGGTATTTCCAGTATGTAACACTTTCTTTCCCTTACTTGTATTTGGATTGTCACGTCTTAATGACTGCACTTTAAGACCATTAAGGAGTGTcttaaagatataatttaaatggattgcttcagaaaatatttggagATCTAAAAGTTGAATtttagggtgtctgggtggttcagtcgagtgtctgcctttggctcaggtcatgatccccagattctgggtttgagtcctaggttgtgctctctgctcagtgaagtctgcttctccctctgccctaccccccacccccatgggtGCCtctcatatcttaaaaaaaagttgaatttatACATGACCTGTAAATGGATATTACTGTAATTATACAGTTAAAGAGAAATCtgatcaaagattttttttttttaagggttgcTTGAGAGGCCATGGTAGAGGAAGGTCCAAAGCACAAATCCCCAAGTCATTCCAGTGAACACTCTGGGTAGACATGTTGCCTAAAGCTTTTCGAAAGTCAGACAGATTATGTCTGTATAGGTAAATGATGCTACTACCTCTAAGAGAGGATAGTTGCTTGATCTCTGGTAAGAAGAGGACCATTAGAACCAGGAGGAGATTCAGAAGCAAGTTGACACctaaatttctcctttttggagtgatgaagTGAATGAGACTGGAAAGTTGTTCAGAGTAGTAATTGTGTAGATTTGGGGTGTGTGGCCTGCTTTTTAACCAGAGACACTGAAATGTAAGTTAAAAATCAACTAAGAATCCTagctttttttgttcctttgtagaAGTCTTTTAAAGGTGGTAGAAATGGTAAGATTGTAAAATAAGGAGTTGACAATACTACAGTTGAGTCATTAGTAGGGAATGCCACTGGGAGTTCCTACTGTTGAATAATAGCACAAAATCTCTAAATGCAGGGATTCTAAATTTGTGGTCCACTTGAAAGCTCTGGATTCTGCCTAGATAAATGCCTTTGGTTGTCGGACCCCAATGTGTGTATTTTAGAACTTGACTTGGTTTGTGTGACAAATCAATAGTCCTGAACCATGAAAGTTTATTGATCTAAGAATAAAGTCTTAAGACCAagttgtaattaatttttttgtagtttcttttttttaagacttcatcagaggcagagatgtaggcaaaaggagaagcaggcctccctgtggagcctgatgcgggacttgatcccaggaccctgggatcatggcctgagccagaagtagatgctcaactgctgaaccactcatGTGCTTCCccagttgtgatt
Encoded proteins:
- the SRSF7 gene encoding serine/arginine-rich splicing factor 7 isoform X4, encoding MSRYGRYGGETKVYVGNLGTGAGKGELERAFSYYGPLRTVWIARNPPGFAFVEFEDPRDAEDAVRGLDGKVICGSRVRVELSTGMPRRSRFDRPPARRPFDPNDRCYECGEKGHYAYDCHRYSRRRRSRSRSRSHSRSRGRRYSRSRSRSRGRRSRSASPRRSRSVSLRRSRSASLRRSRSGSIKGSRSRSRSRSRSRSLSRPRSSRSKSRSPSPKRRYCYPWKTGEQSLYLHGA
- the SRSF7 gene encoding serine/arginine-rich splicing factor 7 isoform X1, whose translation is MSRYGRYGGETKVYVGNLGTGAGKGELERAFSYYGPLRTVWIARNPPGFAFVEFEDPRDAEDAVRGLDGKVICGSRVRVELSTGMPRRSRFDRPPARRPFDPNDRCYECGEKGHYAYDCHRYSRRRRSRSRSRSHSRSRGRRYSRSRSRSRGRRSRSASPRRSRSVSLRRSRSASLRRSRSGSIKGSRYFQSRSRSRSRSRSLSRPRSSRSKSRSPSPKRSRSPSGSPRRSASPERVD
- the SRSF7 gene encoding serine/arginine-rich splicing factor 7 isoform X3 — translated: MSRYGRYGGETKVYVGNLGTGAGKGELERAFSYYGPLRTVWIARNPPGFAFVEFEDPRDAEDAVRGLDGKVICGSRVRVELSTGMPRRSRFDRPPARRPFDPNDRCYECGEKGHYAYDCHRYSRRRRSRSRSRSHSRSRGRRYSRSRSRSRGRRSRSASPRRSRSVSLRRSRSASLRRSRSGSIKGSRSRSRSRSRSRSLSRPRSSRSKSRSPSPKRSRSPSGSPRRSASPERVD
- the SRSF7 gene encoding serine/arginine-rich splicing factor 7 isoform X6, giving the protein MSRYGRYGGETKVYVGNLGTGAGKGELERAFSYYGPLRTVWIARNPPGFAFVEFEDPRDAEDAVRGLDGKVICGSRVRVELSTGMPRRSRFDRPPARRPFDPNDRCYECGEKGHYAYDCHRYSRRRRSRSRSRSHSRSRGRRYSRSRSRSRGRRSRSASPRRSRSVSLRRSRSASLRRSRSGSIKGSRSRSRSRSRSRSLSRPRSSRSPSGSPRRSASPERVD
- the SRSF7 gene encoding serine/arginine-rich splicing factor 7 isoform X2, giving the protein MSRYGRYGGETKVYVGNLGTGAGKGELERAFSYYGPLRTVWIARNPPGFAFVEFEDPRDAEDAVRGLDGKVICGSRVRVELSTGMPRRSRFDRPPARRPFDPNDRCYECGEKGHYAYDCHRYSRRRRSRSRSRSHSRSRGRRYSRSRSRSRGRRSRSASPRRSRSVSLRRSRSASLRRSRSGSIKGSRYFQSRSRSRSRSRSLSRPRSSRSKSRSPSPKRRYCYPWKTGEQSLYLHGA
- the SRSF7 gene encoding serine/arginine-rich splicing factor 7 isoform X5, with amino-acid sequence MSRYGRYGGETKVYVGNLGTGAGKGELERAFSYYGPLRTVWIARNPPGFAFVEFEDPRDAEDAVRGLDGKVICGSRVRVELSTGMPRRSRFDRPPARRPFDPNDRCYECGEKGHYAYDCHRYSRRRRSRSRSRSHSRSRGRRYSRSRSRSRGRRSRSASPRRSRSVSLRRSRSASLRRSRSGSIKGSRYFQSRSRSRSRSRSLSRPRSSRSPSGSPRRSASPERVD